DNA from Lactobacillus sp. ESL0791:
CTTGAGCAAGTCTTTAAATGCCTGCATTCCTTCCTCAGTTTTCATGTTTAGTGTCACAAAGCGCTTGTTCATGTTTGAAACATCAAAGCCCAGGTTTTCGTCATCCTCATACTTCATTCCAAATACTGCGCCTTGTGTACGGCCAGCATCACCCTTAGGAGCTTCAACTTTAATAACATCGGCCCCCCATTCGCCTAATACTCGACCAACAGTTGGTGCTGCTAAAAATTGTGTCAGATCAATAACTTTTATACCTTTTAAAATTTCATTAGCCATAATATTTATCTCCAAATTTATCTATATTTAATTAAAAAGAAGGTCAAATCAAAAAACTTCTTGTCTTTGAATTCAACCTCCTTTTACTATATCAATCTTAATTACTTAAAATTAAAGACTAGTAATTGGCGTATGACCACCATCTTTAATTAACAAGCGTCCCACAGTTAACCGTTGAACTGAACGTGGTCCCTCTTCAAGCCACATAGCACGACAGTCACGGTACAAACGTTCAGCTGGACCGTAAGGGTTGTCTTGGAAGTAGCTAATTCCGCCGAATATTTCCATCATGTAATCAGAAACAAGCTTAACGGTATTGATACTTTCTAATTTTGCCATCGATGCTTTCTTAGTAATGTCCTTACCTTCGTCATAATCTTTTGCTATATCCCAAAGCATTAGGCGCAATGCATGAATACGTGAACCCATATCAGCTATTTCAAAAATAATTGATTGCCGTTTACATAGCGGTTTGCCAAAAGTCACACGGTCTTTTGCATATGCAATTGACATCTCTAACATTCTTTGTGCCATTCCTAAATTGGAATCAGCAATATGAGCGCGTGAAAGTGACAGTGATGAAATAGCCACTTTCATCCCTTCACCACGTTTCCCTAACATATATTTGTCAGGAATACGCATATTAGTAAATTTAAGATCAGCGTGTCCGGCACCACGGCACCCCATCATTAAAGGCATTTCGTTTGCTTCAAATCCTGGCGTATTGGTTGGTACCCAAAATGCAGATAACCGTTCATCACCAACCTTATCTGGATCGGTAACAACAATTAAGTATGTAAAGTCGGCAACATCGGCGTGAGAAATCAACGTTTTTTCACCATTAATTACCCAATCATCACCATCTTTAACTGCTAAAGTATGCAAATCAGCGCCGGTACCGCCGCTTTTTTCAGTTAAAGCAAAATTGGCAAAAATTGTCTTATCTTGAAATTTATTCATATACTTATCTTTAAGTTCTTTGCTACCAAAGTTATCCAAGATTCGCCAATTCATATCAGAAGCATGATGCAAATGCATTCTAATACCACCTTGCGTCCTAGAAAATTCTTCCTGAACTTGCAAGATCTGTTTTTCACTTAATCCCCAACCACCATATTGCTTAGGTAAAGCAAAACGATACAGGTCATGCTTAATCGCAATCGGAAAATAATCTTTAGGAAACTTCCGGTTTTCTTCAATGTATGGCGTCATGCGATCAAATTCGTTTTGTGCCAGGTGTCTAATCTCTTTCAAATAATTTTGAAAATCTTCATCAGACATCGACTCACCCGGCTTTGCCTTATGCATAATCGGTGTTTCTTCATACGGTGGCATTGTGTGCAACTTTTTTTGCTCAGACATAATAGTCTCCTTTTAATAATTTAGTGTTATTACGCAAATTTTTGCGTATTTCATCTTGACAAGATTCATTATCTAAGCAAAAATTAAGTTTGTAAAATTGATAACAAAGTCGTAACTATTATTTTTTTTAATATTTATAAATCTAAATAACAATATTTTTGCAAATCACAATGTTTTTATCACTTAAATATCGAAAAGCTCATAGTTGACTATCGCTCATAACTTAATAACCATACAGTTTAAAAGTGCTATAAAATTCAGCTATATGTTTATAAATAAAAACGAAAGCGCTTTTTTGAAAGAAGAAATAGTATTTAACCGTGAGCTATTTAAGCAATTATTGCTTCTGAGGTTAAAATTATGAATTTGAATCAACTCTATTATTTTCGTGAACTAGCCGAACAAAGACAATACACCAAGGCAGCAGACAGTTTGTTCATTAGCCAGCCTACTTTATCCGTTTCAATAAAACAGCTAGAAACGGAATTACATTGTAAATTATTTAAACATTCTGGCCGATATGTTCAATTAACGAAATATGGTCGTATTTT
Protein-coding regions in this window:
- a CDS encoding acyl-CoA dehydrogenase family protein, with the translated sequence MSEQKKLHTMPPYEETPIMHKAKPGESMSDEDFQNYLKEIRHLAQNEFDRMTPYIEENRKFPKDYFPIAIKHDLYRFALPKQYGGWGLSEKQILQVQEEFSRTQGGIRMHLHHASDMNWRILDNFGSKELKDKYMNKFQDKTIFANFALTEKSGGTGADLHTLAVKDGDDWVINGEKTLISHADVADFTYLIVVTDPDKVGDERLSAFWVPTNTPGFEANEMPLMMGCRGAGHADLKFTNMRIPDKYMLGKRGEGMKVAISSLSLSRAHIADSNLGMAQRMLEMSIAYAKDRVTFGKPLCKRQSIIFEIADMGSRIHALRLMLWDIAKDYDEGKDITKKASMAKLESINTVKLVSDYMMEIFGGISYFQDNPYGPAERLYRDCRAMWLEEGPRSVQRLTVGRLLIKDGGHTPITSL